A stretch of the Leguminivora glycinivorella isolate SPB_JAAS2020 chromosome 2, LegGlyc_1.1, whole genome shotgun sequence genome encodes the following:
- the LOC125240687 gene encoding uncharacterized protein LOC125240687 isoform X1 yields MHRENLVPSEKDSASSVVVSDSDVIMDLPELEPLEVGSAPPRPLKPIRYCSNLASRGFFRGPLRICKLLAFLILLPSLFIFIPLYMRYRVFQAQMYPMSMTDMRLIDSKISPTWCQRQVVKSNTTFNAFVMPGPPEMSQELVPVSMTRDLELEDDMKEYWGFYLLKGSTVTVSACVDHPGASLIMIKGYKHLKDCAYIGDDSSEEVDELLEANKLGQLSDTLLAEKILKLLDIKNLQLTGTNLPQKIKENLQMSNSKLPEKDPEQTETKLLEKIAELLKANKLGQLTNEHLAHQLQELNNGETNDPGTMKRHKAGVSFLDRDRHTNNVTSSESVPAADVTDHDPKELREILESLHAQRQAAKTESFKHYHPPDHLLSLDTAKQRHRDTNVDKEERPFLTFKDLNANTSDQSSNTATETTSPEVDTTTEKSTTQSSINTTPTKKVIKVTTEKDAEHKHILTESNNVITTNKPYVRTDNNIEVKKQKYLKDDANIAVEHTTDIEEPGSREVFESILHQLQSLGPRGTRVLKRLHKTMGVDYSQQNHVGNIMASVKGSEEELDRLRKVLVEAIDEEKTKPQRRQKRHEAREAARAKRDLELGQFEIQRDLNEDDEARNNAAEEDVQPDGHADDHKIINETTPFDMSNSEYWSSFSSSEERLLQCDGLILNLPMTPHRSCMKNATEGQSVTAAKANALTYRVPANGYYFFVFNSENERQKNFIRAKFDLQKTRYEVAQTALRECRNSTQRCDLLLDIFSSQKVVLEVPLRNNDSLWNEQFVIVSECEPRTSVYLACVIAVPLLFMIFAFQ; encoded by the exons ATGCACCGTGAAAATTTGGTGCCGAGTGAGAAAGACAGTGCTAGTTCTGTGGTAGTGAGTGACAGTGATGTTATCATGGATTTGCCAGAGTTGGAGCCTCTAGAAG TAGGTTCGGCTCCCCCTCGCCCACTAAAACCCATTCGGTACTGCAGCAACCTCGCTAGCAGAGGATTCTTCAGAGGACCTCTTCGCATCTGCAAACTGCTAGCATTTCTCATCTTGTTACCAAGCCTGTTCATCTTTATACCACTTTACATGAG ATACCGAGTGTTCCAAGCTCAGATGTACCCCATGAGCATGACTGATATGAGGCTGATCGACAGCAAGATCTCTCCCACTTGGTGCCAG CGACAAGTGGTAAAATCCAACACCACCTTCAACGCCTTCGTGATGCCCGGTCCTCCGGAAATGTCCCAAGAGCTGGTCCCCGTCTCCATGACGAGAGACTTGGAGTTAGAAGACGATATGAAAGAATACTGGGGATTCTATCTCCTCAAAGGATCAACTGTCACCGTGTCTGCTTGTGTCGA CCACCCTGGAGCATCCCTCATTATGATCAAAGGCTACAAGCACTTAAAAGACTGCGCATACATCGGTGACGACTCCTCAGAAGAAGTAGACGAACTTCTAGAAGCAAACAAGCTAGGCCAACTATCAGACACACTTCTAGCTGAGAAGATACTGAAACTGCTTGATATTAAAAATCTCCAACTGACAGGGACAAATTTGCCTCAGAAGATTAAAGAAAATCTCCAGATGTCTAATTCGAAATTGCCTGAAAAGGACCCAGAGCAAACGGAAACCAAATTACTTGAGAAGATTGCAGAGCTGCTGAAAGCCAACAAGTTGGGACAACTTACCAACGAGCATTTGGCACACCAATTACAGGAGTTGAATAATGGGGAAACTAATGATCCTG gaacTATGAAGCGCCACAAAGCAGGCGTGAGTTTTCTGGACCGCGACCGACACACCAACAACGTGACGTCATCCGAGTCTGTCCCCGCTGCCGACGTCACAGATCACGATCCGAAG GAGCTCCGTGAAATCCTGGAAAGCCTGCACGCTCAACGACAAGCCGCAAAAACCGAATCGTTCAAGCACTACCACCCGCCGGATCACCTGCTGTCGCTGGATACTGCCAAGCAACGGCATCGAGACACCAACGTGGATAAGGAGGAGAGACCATTCCTGACATTCAAAG ATCTCAATGCAAATACCAGCGACCAGAGCTCAAATACTGCAACAGAAACGACGTCACCTGAAGTTGATACTACAACAGAAAAATCTACCACGCAATCTTCAATAAATACCACGCCTACAAAAAAAGTTATCAAAGTAACAACAGAAAAGGATGCAGAACACAAACACATATTAACAGAATCAAATAATGTGATTACAACAAATAAACCTTATGTAAGAACAGATAATAATATTGAAGTGAAaaagcaaaaatatttgaaagatGATGCAAACATCGCCGTGGAACATACAACT GATATTGAAGAGCCTGGTTCTCGGGAAGTGTTCGAGAGCATTCTACACCAGCTGCAGAGTTTGGGTCCGAGAGGCACGCGGGTGCTGAAGCGGCTTCATAAGACCATGGGCGTGGACTATTCACAGCAG AACCACGTGGGCAATATAATGGCGTCTGTGAAAGGCAGCGAGGAGGAGCTGGACCGACTCCGGAAGGTGCTGGTGGAAGCCATCGATGAAGAGAAGACGAAACCGCAGAGGCGAC AAAAGAGGCATGAAGCAAGAGAAGCGGCCCGAGCGAAGCGAGACCTCGAGCTGGGACAGTTCGAGATACAGAGAGACTTGAACGAGGACGACGAAGCGAGGAATAATGCTGCTGAGGAG GACGTCCAACCAGACGGCCACGCCGACGACCACAAGATCATCAACGAAACGACTCCCTTCGACATGAGTAACTCCGAATACTGGTCCTCCTTCTCCAGTTCCGAAGAAAGACTACTGCAATGCGATGGCTTGATCCTTAACCTGCCGATGACTCCTCATAGGTCCTGCATGAAGAATGCTACTGAAGGACAGAGTGTCACAGCTGCTAAAGCAAACGCTCTTACATACAG GGTCCCAGCTAACGGCTACTACTTCTTCGTATTCAACTCGGAGAACGAGCGACAGAAAAACTTTATCCGCGCCAAGTTCGACCTGCAGAAGACCAGGTACGAGGTGGCACAGACGGCACTGCGGGAATGCCGGAATAGCACCCAGCGGTGTGATCTTCTGCTCGACATCTTCTCCAGCCAGAAG
- the LOC125240687 gene encoding uncharacterized protein LOC125240687 isoform X4: MRYRVFQAQMYPMSMTDMRLIDSKISPTWCQRQVVKSNTTFNAFVMPGPPEMSQELVPVSMTRDLELEDDMKEYWGFYLLKGSTVTVSACVDHPGASLIMIKGYKHLKDCAYIGDDSSEEVDELLEANKLGQLSDTLLAEKILKLLDIKNLQLTGTNLPQKIKENLQMSNSKLPEKDPEQTETKLLEKIAELLKANKLGQLTNEHLAHQLQELNNGETNDPGTMKRHKAGVSFLDRDRHTNNVTSSESVPAADVTDHDPKELREILESLHAQRQAAKTESFKHYHPPDHLLSLDTAKQRHRDTNVDKEERPFLTFKDLNANTSDQSSNTATETTSPEVDTTTEKSTTQSSINTTPTKKVIKVTTEKDAEHKHILTESNNVITTNKPYVRTDNNIEVKKQKYLKDDANIAVEHTTDIEEPGSREVFESILHQLQSLGPRGTRVLKRLHKTMGVDYSQQNHVGNIMASVKGSEEELDRLRKVLVEAIDEEKTKPQRRQKRHEAREAARAKRDLELGQFEIQRDLNEDDEARNNAAEEDVQPDGHADDHKIINETTPFDMSNSEYWSSFSSSEERLLQCDGLILNLPMTPHRSCMKNATEGQSVTAAKANALTYRVPANGYYFFVFNSENERQKNFIRAKFDLQKTRYEVAQTALRECRNSTQRCDLLLDIFSSQKVVLEVPLRNNDSLWNEQFVIVSECEPRTSVYLACVIAVPLLFMIFAFQ, from the exons atgag ATACCGAGTGTTCCAAGCTCAGATGTACCCCATGAGCATGACTGATATGAGGCTGATCGACAGCAAGATCTCTCCCACTTGGTGCCAG CGACAAGTGGTAAAATCCAACACCACCTTCAACGCCTTCGTGATGCCCGGTCCTCCGGAAATGTCCCAAGAGCTGGTCCCCGTCTCCATGACGAGAGACTTGGAGTTAGAAGACGATATGAAAGAATACTGGGGATTCTATCTCCTCAAAGGATCAACTGTCACCGTGTCTGCTTGTGTCGA CCACCCTGGAGCATCCCTCATTATGATCAAAGGCTACAAGCACTTAAAAGACTGCGCATACATCGGTGACGACTCCTCAGAAGAAGTAGACGAACTTCTAGAAGCAAACAAGCTAGGCCAACTATCAGACACACTTCTAGCTGAGAAGATACTGAAACTGCTTGATATTAAAAATCTCCAACTGACAGGGACAAATTTGCCTCAGAAGATTAAAGAAAATCTCCAGATGTCTAATTCGAAATTGCCTGAAAAGGACCCAGAGCAAACGGAAACCAAATTACTTGAGAAGATTGCAGAGCTGCTGAAAGCCAACAAGTTGGGACAACTTACCAACGAGCATTTGGCACACCAATTACAGGAGTTGAATAATGGGGAAACTAATGATCCTG gaacTATGAAGCGCCACAAAGCAGGCGTGAGTTTTCTGGACCGCGACCGACACACCAACAACGTGACGTCATCCGAGTCTGTCCCCGCTGCCGACGTCACAGATCACGATCCGAAG GAGCTCCGTGAAATCCTGGAAAGCCTGCACGCTCAACGACAAGCCGCAAAAACCGAATCGTTCAAGCACTACCACCCGCCGGATCACCTGCTGTCGCTGGATACTGCCAAGCAACGGCATCGAGACACCAACGTGGATAAGGAGGAGAGACCATTCCTGACATTCAAAG ATCTCAATGCAAATACCAGCGACCAGAGCTCAAATACTGCAACAGAAACGACGTCACCTGAAGTTGATACTACAACAGAAAAATCTACCACGCAATCTTCAATAAATACCACGCCTACAAAAAAAGTTATCAAAGTAACAACAGAAAAGGATGCAGAACACAAACACATATTAACAGAATCAAATAATGTGATTACAACAAATAAACCTTATGTAAGAACAGATAATAATATTGAAGTGAAaaagcaaaaatatttgaaagatGATGCAAACATCGCCGTGGAACATACAACT GATATTGAAGAGCCTGGTTCTCGGGAAGTGTTCGAGAGCATTCTACACCAGCTGCAGAGTTTGGGTCCGAGAGGCACGCGGGTGCTGAAGCGGCTTCATAAGACCATGGGCGTGGACTATTCACAGCAG AACCACGTGGGCAATATAATGGCGTCTGTGAAAGGCAGCGAGGAGGAGCTGGACCGACTCCGGAAGGTGCTGGTGGAAGCCATCGATGAAGAGAAGACGAAACCGCAGAGGCGAC AAAAGAGGCATGAAGCAAGAGAAGCGGCCCGAGCGAAGCGAGACCTCGAGCTGGGACAGTTCGAGATACAGAGAGACTTGAACGAGGACGACGAAGCGAGGAATAATGCTGCTGAGGAG GACGTCCAACCAGACGGCCACGCCGACGACCACAAGATCATCAACGAAACGACTCCCTTCGACATGAGTAACTCCGAATACTGGTCCTCCTTCTCCAGTTCCGAAGAAAGACTACTGCAATGCGATGGCTTGATCCTTAACCTGCCGATGACTCCTCATAGGTCCTGCATGAAGAATGCTACTGAAGGACAGAGTGTCACAGCTGCTAAAGCAAACGCTCTTACATACAG GGTCCCAGCTAACGGCTACTACTTCTTCGTATTCAACTCGGAGAACGAGCGACAGAAAAACTTTATCCGCGCCAAGTTCGACCTGCAGAAGACCAGGTACGAGGTGGCACAGACGGCACTGCGGGAATGCCGGAATAGCACCCAGCGGTGTGATCTTCTGCTCGACATCTTCTCCAGCCAGAAG
- the LOC125240687 gene encoding uncharacterized protein LOC125240687 isoform X3 gives MRYRVFQAQMYPMSMTDMRLIDSKISPTWCQRQVVKSNTTFNAFVMPGPPEMSQELVPVSMTRDLELEDDMKEYWGFYLLKGSTVTVSACVDHPGASLIMIKGYKHLKDCAYIGDDSSEEVDELLEANKLGQLSDTLLAEKILKLLDIKNLQLTGTNLPQKIKENLQMSNSKLPEKDPEQTETKLLEKIAELLKANKLGQLTNEHLAHQLQELNNGETNDPGTMKRHKAGVSFLDRDRHTNNVTSSESVPAADVTDHDPKELREILESLHAQRQAAKTESFKHYHPPDHLLSLDTAKQRHRDTNVDKEERPFLTFKDLNANTSDQSSNTATETTSPEVDTTTEKSTTQSSINTTPTKKVIKVTTEKDAEHKHILTESNNVITTNKPYVRTDNNIEVKKQKYLKDDANIAVEHTTDIEEPGSREVFESILHQLQSLGPRGTRVLKRLHKTMGVDYSQQNHVGNIMASVKGSEEELDRLRKVLVEAIDEEKTKPQRRQKRHEAREAARAKRDLELGQFEIQRDLNEDDEARNNAAEEDVQPDGHADDHKIINETTPFDMSNSEYWSSFSSSEERLLQCDGLILNLPMTPHRSCMKNATEGQSVTAAKANALTYRVPANGYYFFVFNSENERQKNFIRAKFDLQKTRYEVAQTALRECRNSTQRCDLLLDIFSSQKVVLEVPLRNNDSLWNEQFVIVSECEPRTSVYLACVIAVPLLFMIFAFQ, from the exons ATGAG ATACCGAGTGTTCCAAGCTCAGATGTACCCCATGAGCATGACTGATATGAGGCTGATCGACAGCAAGATCTCTCCCACTTGGTGCCAG CGACAAGTGGTAAAATCCAACACCACCTTCAACGCCTTCGTGATGCCCGGTCCTCCGGAAATGTCCCAAGAGCTGGTCCCCGTCTCCATGACGAGAGACTTGGAGTTAGAAGACGATATGAAAGAATACTGGGGATTCTATCTCCTCAAAGGATCAACTGTCACCGTGTCTGCTTGTGTCGA CCACCCTGGAGCATCCCTCATTATGATCAAAGGCTACAAGCACTTAAAAGACTGCGCATACATCGGTGACGACTCCTCAGAAGAAGTAGACGAACTTCTAGAAGCAAACAAGCTAGGCCAACTATCAGACACACTTCTAGCTGAGAAGATACTGAAACTGCTTGATATTAAAAATCTCCAACTGACAGGGACAAATTTGCCTCAGAAGATTAAAGAAAATCTCCAGATGTCTAATTCGAAATTGCCTGAAAAGGACCCAGAGCAAACGGAAACCAAATTACTTGAGAAGATTGCAGAGCTGCTGAAAGCCAACAAGTTGGGACAACTTACCAACGAGCATTTGGCACACCAATTACAGGAGTTGAATAATGGGGAAACTAATGATCCTG gaacTATGAAGCGCCACAAAGCAGGCGTGAGTTTTCTGGACCGCGACCGACACACCAACAACGTGACGTCATCCGAGTCTGTCCCCGCTGCCGACGTCACAGATCACGATCCGAAG GAGCTCCGTGAAATCCTGGAAAGCCTGCACGCTCAACGACAAGCCGCAAAAACCGAATCGTTCAAGCACTACCACCCGCCGGATCACCTGCTGTCGCTGGATACTGCCAAGCAACGGCATCGAGACACCAACGTGGATAAGGAGGAGAGACCATTCCTGACATTCAAAG ATCTCAATGCAAATACCAGCGACCAGAGCTCAAATACTGCAACAGAAACGACGTCACCTGAAGTTGATACTACAACAGAAAAATCTACCACGCAATCTTCAATAAATACCACGCCTACAAAAAAAGTTATCAAAGTAACAACAGAAAAGGATGCAGAACACAAACACATATTAACAGAATCAAATAATGTGATTACAACAAATAAACCTTATGTAAGAACAGATAATAATATTGAAGTGAAaaagcaaaaatatttgaaagatGATGCAAACATCGCCGTGGAACATACAACT GATATTGAAGAGCCTGGTTCTCGGGAAGTGTTCGAGAGCATTCTACACCAGCTGCAGAGTTTGGGTCCGAGAGGCACGCGGGTGCTGAAGCGGCTTCATAAGACCATGGGCGTGGACTATTCACAGCAG AACCACGTGGGCAATATAATGGCGTCTGTGAAAGGCAGCGAGGAGGAGCTGGACCGACTCCGGAAGGTGCTGGTGGAAGCCATCGATGAAGAGAAGACGAAACCGCAGAGGCGAC AAAAGAGGCATGAAGCAAGAGAAGCGGCCCGAGCGAAGCGAGACCTCGAGCTGGGACAGTTCGAGATACAGAGAGACTTGAACGAGGACGACGAAGCGAGGAATAATGCTGCTGAGGAG GACGTCCAACCAGACGGCCACGCCGACGACCACAAGATCATCAACGAAACGACTCCCTTCGACATGAGTAACTCCGAATACTGGTCCTCCTTCTCCAGTTCCGAAGAAAGACTACTGCAATGCGATGGCTTGATCCTTAACCTGCCGATGACTCCTCATAGGTCCTGCATGAAGAATGCTACTGAAGGACAGAGTGTCACAGCTGCTAAAGCAAACGCTCTTACATACAG GGTCCCAGCTAACGGCTACTACTTCTTCGTATTCAACTCGGAGAACGAGCGACAGAAAAACTTTATCCGCGCCAAGTTCGACCTGCAGAAGACCAGGTACGAGGTGGCACAGACGGCACTGCGGGAATGCCGGAATAGCACCCAGCGGTGTGATCTTCTGCTCGACATCTTCTCCAGCCAGAAG
- the LOC125240687 gene encoding uncharacterized protein LOC125240687 isoform X2, with the protein MHRENLVPSEKDSASSVVVSDSDVIMDLPELEPLEGSAPPRPLKPIRYCSNLASRGFFRGPLRICKLLAFLILLPSLFIFIPLYMRYRVFQAQMYPMSMTDMRLIDSKISPTWCQRQVVKSNTTFNAFVMPGPPEMSQELVPVSMTRDLELEDDMKEYWGFYLLKGSTVTVSACVDHPGASLIMIKGYKHLKDCAYIGDDSSEEVDELLEANKLGQLSDTLLAEKILKLLDIKNLQLTGTNLPQKIKENLQMSNSKLPEKDPEQTETKLLEKIAELLKANKLGQLTNEHLAHQLQELNNGETNDPGTMKRHKAGVSFLDRDRHTNNVTSSESVPAADVTDHDPKELREILESLHAQRQAAKTESFKHYHPPDHLLSLDTAKQRHRDTNVDKEERPFLTFKDLNANTSDQSSNTATETTSPEVDTTTEKSTTQSSINTTPTKKVIKVTTEKDAEHKHILTESNNVITTNKPYVRTDNNIEVKKQKYLKDDANIAVEHTTDIEEPGSREVFESILHQLQSLGPRGTRVLKRLHKTMGVDYSQQNHVGNIMASVKGSEEELDRLRKVLVEAIDEEKTKPQRRQKRHEAREAARAKRDLELGQFEIQRDLNEDDEARNNAAEEDVQPDGHADDHKIINETTPFDMSNSEYWSSFSSSEERLLQCDGLILNLPMTPHRSCMKNATEGQSVTAAKANALTYRVPANGYYFFVFNSENERQKNFIRAKFDLQKTRYEVAQTALRECRNSTQRCDLLLDIFSSQKVVLEVPLRNNDSLWNEQFVIVSECEPRTSVYLACVIAVPLLFMIFAFQ; encoded by the exons ATGCACCGTGAAAATTTGGTGCCGAGTGAGAAAGACAGTGCTAGTTCTGTGGTAGTGAGTGACAGTGATGTTATCATGGATTTGCCAGAGTTGGAGCCTCTAGAAG GTTCGGCTCCCCCTCGCCCACTAAAACCCATTCGGTACTGCAGCAACCTCGCTAGCAGAGGATTCTTCAGAGGACCTCTTCGCATCTGCAAACTGCTAGCATTTCTCATCTTGTTACCAAGCCTGTTCATCTTTATACCACTTTACATGAG ATACCGAGTGTTCCAAGCTCAGATGTACCCCATGAGCATGACTGATATGAGGCTGATCGACAGCAAGATCTCTCCCACTTGGTGCCAG CGACAAGTGGTAAAATCCAACACCACCTTCAACGCCTTCGTGATGCCCGGTCCTCCGGAAATGTCCCAAGAGCTGGTCCCCGTCTCCATGACGAGAGACTTGGAGTTAGAAGACGATATGAAAGAATACTGGGGATTCTATCTCCTCAAAGGATCAACTGTCACCGTGTCTGCTTGTGTCGA CCACCCTGGAGCATCCCTCATTATGATCAAAGGCTACAAGCACTTAAAAGACTGCGCATACATCGGTGACGACTCCTCAGAAGAAGTAGACGAACTTCTAGAAGCAAACAAGCTAGGCCAACTATCAGACACACTTCTAGCTGAGAAGATACTGAAACTGCTTGATATTAAAAATCTCCAACTGACAGGGACAAATTTGCCTCAGAAGATTAAAGAAAATCTCCAGATGTCTAATTCGAAATTGCCTGAAAAGGACCCAGAGCAAACGGAAACCAAATTACTTGAGAAGATTGCAGAGCTGCTGAAAGCCAACAAGTTGGGACAACTTACCAACGAGCATTTGGCACACCAATTACAGGAGTTGAATAATGGGGAAACTAATGATCCTG gaacTATGAAGCGCCACAAAGCAGGCGTGAGTTTTCTGGACCGCGACCGACACACCAACAACGTGACGTCATCCGAGTCTGTCCCCGCTGCCGACGTCACAGATCACGATCCGAAG GAGCTCCGTGAAATCCTGGAAAGCCTGCACGCTCAACGACAAGCCGCAAAAACCGAATCGTTCAAGCACTACCACCCGCCGGATCACCTGCTGTCGCTGGATACTGCCAAGCAACGGCATCGAGACACCAACGTGGATAAGGAGGAGAGACCATTCCTGACATTCAAAG ATCTCAATGCAAATACCAGCGACCAGAGCTCAAATACTGCAACAGAAACGACGTCACCTGAAGTTGATACTACAACAGAAAAATCTACCACGCAATCTTCAATAAATACCACGCCTACAAAAAAAGTTATCAAAGTAACAACAGAAAAGGATGCAGAACACAAACACATATTAACAGAATCAAATAATGTGATTACAACAAATAAACCTTATGTAAGAACAGATAATAATATTGAAGTGAAaaagcaaaaatatttgaaagatGATGCAAACATCGCCGTGGAACATACAACT GATATTGAAGAGCCTGGTTCTCGGGAAGTGTTCGAGAGCATTCTACACCAGCTGCAGAGTTTGGGTCCGAGAGGCACGCGGGTGCTGAAGCGGCTTCATAAGACCATGGGCGTGGACTATTCACAGCAG AACCACGTGGGCAATATAATGGCGTCTGTGAAAGGCAGCGAGGAGGAGCTGGACCGACTCCGGAAGGTGCTGGTGGAAGCCATCGATGAAGAGAAGACGAAACCGCAGAGGCGAC AAAAGAGGCATGAAGCAAGAGAAGCGGCCCGAGCGAAGCGAGACCTCGAGCTGGGACAGTTCGAGATACAGAGAGACTTGAACGAGGACGACGAAGCGAGGAATAATGCTGCTGAGGAG GACGTCCAACCAGACGGCCACGCCGACGACCACAAGATCATCAACGAAACGACTCCCTTCGACATGAGTAACTCCGAATACTGGTCCTCCTTCTCCAGTTCCGAAGAAAGACTACTGCAATGCGATGGCTTGATCCTTAACCTGCCGATGACTCCTCATAGGTCCTGCATGAAGAATGCTACTGAAGGACAGAGTGTCACAGCTGCTAAAGCAAACGCTCTTACATACAG GGTCCCAGCTAACGGCTACTACTTCTTCGTATTCAACTCGGAGAACGAGCGACAGAAAAACTTTATCCGCGCCAAGTTCGACCTGCAGAAGACCAGGTACGAGGTGGCACAGACGGCACTGCGGGAATGCCGGAATAGCACCCAGCGGTGTGATCTTCTGCTCGACATCTTCTCCAGCCAGAAG